In the Manis javanica isolate MJ-LG chromosome 12, MJ_LKY, whole genome shotgun sequence genome, one interval contains:
- the FASTKD1 gene encoding FAST kinase domain-containing protein 1, mitochondrial isoform X4, with amino-acid sequence MGKIADIVKRNLDTIQDLRSLSVLMVNISSLISQHFQEQLVSKTEQLFDTIDSSQVDVAKRIVQFLRNIKCSYYPLLEKCNEMFLRNVNHLDLESISKILCLYNSLQFHSFGFIIIAKKRLTEMIPLFDHPASFVKLFVALGPMAGPEEKKQLKSAILLMSDELTSQQALQVLGAMEEMESRSSRLIEKIASVLLKHLDNYKPVELLKITRGLVFLHFHRKELFVKLRELLLSYLKTSVIPSEISILVCAISMLPSPHLDEVGISQIEAVSPHCDLSDLNGLATSVLRWIQSDHMYLDSTTVKQLKLLQRLDHYGHQRLQKCNNLNLLCQELKSLKGDWFAESLLEETVATLHRLMDEINYINVAGIASFVSRTNYLSTSLLDKIASVVVQQIEKIHPFAISAIILPFSTLNYDPSQRDKFFGTCIQYLHSYLSILDPLMLVFLGFSLATLEYFPEDLLKTIFNIKFLAKMDSQLEFVCSSLNTRVQFRLMELNRAVCLECPEYQIPWFHDRFCQQQYSKDIGSMNGAQQEIYKMLTEILGGINCVKTSVLTPYYHKIDFECILDKRKKPLPYGSHFRTSGILPEVHRESNTQIVGLSLPPGAERIALEFLDSKAFCRNIPHLKGKSATKKRHLEILGYRVIQIPHFEWNSMALSTKGARIDYLRDRVFGESKS; translated from the exons ATGGGAAAAATCGCTGATATTGTAAAAAGGAACTTGGATACCATACAGGACTTGAG gTCCTTGTCTGTTTTGATGGTCAACATATCTTCTTTAATATcacaacattttcaagaacaattAGTGAGCAAAACAGAACAACTTTTTGATACTATAGATTCTTCCCAGGTCGACGTTGCAAAAAGAATAGTACAATTTCTTCGAAATATTAAATGTAGTTATTATCCACTATTAGAAAAGTGCaatgaaatgtttttaagaaacGTGAACCACCTTGATTTGGAGTCCATCAGTAAAATACTTTGTCTATACAATTCTCTACAGTTTCATAGTTTTGGCTTTATTATAATAGCTAAAAAGAGACTAACTGAAATGATTCCTCTATTTGATCACCCTGCTAGCTTTGTAAAATTGTTTGTAGCACTGGGACCCATGGCAGGGcctgaagaaaaaaagca ACTTAAATCAGCTATATTACTGATGTCAGATGAACTGACCAGCCAGCAAGCCCTGCAAGTATTGGGAGCAATGGAAGAGATGGAAAGCAGAAGTTCACGTCTGATTGAAAA aaTTGCTTCAGTTCTGCTTAAACATTTGGATAACTATAAACCAGTAGAGTTATTGAAGATAACTCGAGGATTGGTTTTTCTACATTTTCACCGTAAAGAGCTTTTTGTAAAGCTTAGAGAATTACTGCTTAG TTATCTGAAAACTAGTGTCATACCCAGTGAGATTTCCATCCTGGTCTGTGCCATTTCCATGCTTCCATCTCCTCACCTAGATGAAGTGGGGATATCTCAAATTGAAGCAGTTTCACCACATTGTGACCTAAGTGACCTGAATGGTTTGGCCACATCTGTTTTACGATGGATTCAGAGTGATCACATGTATCTGGATAGTACTACTGTGAAACAACTGAAACTACTTCAAAGATTAGATCACTATGGTCATCAGAGACTACAAAAATGCAACAATTTGAATCTTTTATGTCAGGAACTTAAATCTTTAAAGGGAGACTGGTTTGCTGAGTCACTTCTTGAAGAGACAGTTGCTACTTTACATCGTTTGATGGATGAAATTAATTACATAAATGTTGCAGGGATTGCATCTTTTGTGTCTAGAACTAACTACCTCAGTACTTCGCTACTTGATAAGATAGCCTCAGTGGTTGTTCAACAGATTGAAAAG ATTCATCCTTTTGCAATCTCTGCTATTATTCTTCCATTTAGCACCTTGAACTATGATCCTTCTCAAAGGGATAAATTTTTTGGAACATGCATCCAATACCTTCATTCTTACTTAA gtATATTGGATCCTCTCATGTTGGTGTTTCTTGGTTTTTCTTTGGCCACGCTTGAATATTTTCCAGAAGATCTGCTAAAGACAATTTTTAACATCAAATTCTTAGCCAAAATGGATTCTCAACttgaat TTGTCTGTTCATCTCTAAATACACGGGTCCAATTCCGTCTCATGGAGTTAAATAGAGCAGTCTGCTTGGAATGCCCTGAGTATCAGATTCCATGGTTTCATGACCGCTTCTGTCAACAACAGTATAGTAAAG ataTTGGCAGCATGAATGGAGCACAACAGGAGatttataaaatgttaacagAGATACTAGGAGGAATCAATTGTGTAAAAACCTCAGTTCTTACGCCTTATTACCACAAAATAG ATTTTGAGTGTATcttggataaaagaaaaaaacctcttcCTTATGGAAGCCATTTTAGAACTTCAGGAATACTGCCAGAAGTGCACAGGGAATCAAATACACAAATAGTTGGATTAAGTCTGCCACCAGGAGCTGAAAG GATTGCTTTGGAATTTTTGGATTCAAAAGCTTTCTGTAGAAACATCCCTCACTTAAAAGGAAAATCTGCTACAAAAAAACGACATTTGGAAATTTTGGGCTATCGTGTAATTCAG ATCCCTCATTTTGAATGGAACTCTATGGCACTGTCAACAAAGGGTGCTCGGATTGACTACCTGAGAGACCGTGTATTTGGAGAAAGCAAATcatga
- the LOC118969654 gene encoding mitochondrial calcium uniporter regulator 1-like → MELPAGAGPRRHLCCRHTLPKPQPNGHLCFLKEISLSAGNLQLEYKARDFTSSGSRKLYFDTHALVCLLKENGFTTQQAEIIASALVKTVEANMDIVYKDMVTKTQQEITLQQIMSQTANVKKDMIILEKSEFSALRAENKKIKLELHQVKQQVMDEMIKVRTDTKLDFNLEKSRVKLYSLNERKLLEIKTEMVAFHAQQDRGVTQTDRKIDTEVAGLKTMLESHKLDNIKYLAGSVFTCLTVALGFYRLWM, encoded by the coding sequence ATGGAGCTGCCCGCTGGGGCTGGTCCCAGGCGTCACCTGTGCTGCCGGCATACCCTGCCCAAACCGCAGCCTAATGGCCACCTTTGCTTCCTCAAGGAGATAAGCCTCTCTGCTGGGAACCTGCAGCTGGAGTACAAAGCAAGAGATTTCACCTCTTCTGGGAGTAGGAAGCTCTACTTTGACACTCATGCCTTAGTGtgtttactcaaagaaaatgggTTTACCACTCAACAAGCAGAAATCATTGCATCTGCGTTGGTCAAGACCGTAGAGGCCAACATGGACATCGTCTACAAAGACATGGTCACCAAGACACAGCAGGAGATCACTCTTCAGCAAATAATGTCTCAGACTGCTAATGTGAAAAAAGATATGATTATTTTGGAGAAGAGTGAATTTTCAGCCCTTagagcagaaaataagaaaataaagcttGAACTACATCAGGTAAAACAACAAGTAATGGATGAAATGATCAAAGTCCGAACTGATACCAAATTAGACTTCAATCTAGAAAAGAGTAGAGTGAAATTGTATTCATTGAATGAAAGGAAGCTGctggaaataaagacagaaatggTGGCATTTCATGCCCAGCAAGATCGTGGTGTCACCCAGACAGACAGGAAAATAGACACGGAGGTCGCTGGCCTTAAAACTATGCTCGAGTCACACAAGCttgacaatattaaatatttagcagGGTCTGTGTTTACATGCCTAACAGTAGCTCTGGGATTTTATCGCCTATGGATGtaa